Below is a window of Caldichromatium japonicum DNA.
CGCTCTAAGTAAACGCTGATGGGTTCGCGGCCCCCACCTGCAGCCTTCGCATCTCACTGAGGTTTCTGGATTCCGTTCCGGCCTTCGCCAGGATGACGAACGCCGGAACCCAGATAGGGAACTTTTTCAGTGTTTCCTTAACGCGGCGCGTAACCTTTGTGCTGCGGTCACTAGGTTGCGCAGCGCGGGCTCGACCTCGGGCCACTGGCGGGTCTTGAGCCCACAGTCAGGGTTGACCCAGAGGCGCTCGGGGGGGATGCGCTCTGCAGCCTTTTTGAGGAGCTCAACCATCTGCTCTACCTCGGGGACATTGGGCGAGTGGATGTCATAGACCCCAGGGCCGATGGCGTTTGGATAATTGAACTCGGCAAATCCATCCAGAAGCTCCATGTTTGAACGCGCGGTCTCGATAGTGATGACATCGGCATCGAGCGCGGCGATCGCGGGCAGGATGTCGTTGAACTCCGAATAACACATGTGGGTGTGGATCTGGGTCTGATCCTCGACCCCGCTGCTCGCAATCCGAAAACAGCGTACCGCCCAATCGAGATACCCGTCCCAGTCGGCGCGTCTTAAGGGCAACCCCTCGCGGAATGCGGGTTCATCGATCTGGATCACCCGAATCCCCGCGCGCTCGAGCTCCAACACCTCGTCGCGCAGCGCCAGGGCGAGCTGCAGACAGGTCGCGGAACGCGGTTGATCATCGCGCACGAACGACCATTGCAACATGGTGACCGGCCCAGTCAACATCCCTTTCATGGGTCTTTGCGTCAGCGACTGGGCATAGGTGATCCAATCGACCGTCATCGACCCGCGGCGGGCGACATCGCCGAAGAGGATCGGCGGCTTGACACAGCGCGAGCCATAGCTCTGGACCCAGCCATTGCGGGTGACGGCAAAGCCCTCTAGCAGCTCTGCGAAATATTCGACCATGTCGCTGCGCTCGGGTTCGCCGTGGACCAAGACATCGAGCCCGAGCGCCTCTTGGCGTTCGACAACCTCTTTGATCTTCGCTCGCATCTGCCCTTGGTATGCCTCGGAGCTCAAGGCGCCTGTCTTTAAGGCATGGCGGGCGGCGCGGATCTCGGGCGTCTGGGGGAATGAGCCGATGGTGGTGGTCGGCAGGAGGGGCAGCCCAAGCGCTGCCTGTTGCAAGGCCGCGCGCTGAGAATAGGGGCTTTGACGCCGGCTCATGGACTCAGTGACCGCAGACATCGCAGCCCGAATCTCGGCGCGGCGGGTGCGCGCTGAGTTGCGGCGCGTTGCAACGGTCGTACGGCTTGATCCCAATGCCTCGGCCACCGCCGACCGCCCCTCGGTCAGGGCGCGCTTGAGTATATTGAGCTCGGAGAGCTTTTGCACCGCGAAGGCAAGCCAACTGCGCAGCTCCGGATCGAGATCGCTCTCTGGGGCAAGATCTACGGGGACATGGAGCAACGAACAGGAGCTCCCCAGCCACAGGCGCTTGCCCAAGCGATCATATAAGGGTTCGAGCCGATCGAGGAGCGATTCGAGATCGGTGCGCCAGAGGTTGCGTCCATCGATGATGCCGGCAGAGAGGACCTTGTGCCCCCCCAGCCAATCGGCCACGCGCTCGAGCTGCTGCGGCGCGCGCACTGCATCGATATGCAGACCCTCAACCGGCAGGTGACAGGCCAGTTGCAGGTTATCCGCGAGCTCGCCGAAATAGGTGGTCAGCAGGAGCCTAGGGCGATCGCCGGCAAGCTGCGGGTAGGCGAGCTCAAAGGCACGCCGCCAGTCGTTGGGCAGGTCCAATACCAGGATCGGCTCGTCCATCTGCACCCATTCGACCCCTTGCGCGCGCAGGCGCTTGAGGACCTCGGCATAGACCGCAAGCAGGTCATCCAAGAGCTCTAGCCGATCGAATGGTTTGCCCTTGGTCTTGCCCAGCCATAGATAGGTCAGGGGCCCGATCAGCACTGGGCGGGGATTTAGGCCCAGCGCCTTGGCCTCCTCGACCTGGGCAAATAGGGTTTGGCTGCTGAGGGCAAAGGACTGATCGCGATGAAACTCGGGGACCAGATAGTGATAGTTGGTATCGAACCACTTGGTCAGCTCGCAGGCAGCGGCGGGTTTGCCGGTCGGTGCACGCCCGCGCGCCATCCG
It encodes the following:
- the metE gene encoding 5-methyltetrahydropteroyltriglutamate--homocysteine S-methyltransferase — its product is MTIAHILGFPRIGAQRELKWALESYWRGKSEREGLLETARALRERHWRLQQAAGLDQVPVGDFSLYDQVLDHSALFGTVPPRFAHPQGAEVDLDTYFRMARGRAPTGKPAAACELTKWFDTNYHYLVPEFHRDQSFALSSQTLFAQVEEAKALGLNPRPVLIGPLTYLWLGKTKGKPFDRLELLDDLLAVYAEVLKRLRAQGVEWVQMDEPILVLDLPNDWRRAFELAYPQLAGDRPRLLLTTYFGELADNLQLACHLPVEGLHIDAVRAPQQLERVADWLGGHKVLSAGIIDGRNLWRTDLESLLDRLEPLYDRLGKRLWLGSSCSLLHVPVDLAPESDLDPELRSWLAFAVQKLSELNILKRALTEGRSAVAEALGSSRTTVATRRNSARTRRAEIRAAMSAVTESMSRRQSPYSQRAALQQAALGLPLLPTTTIGSFPQTPEIRAARHALKTGALSSEAYQGQMRAKIKEVVERQEALGLDVLVHGEPERSDMVEYFAELLEGFAVTRNGWVQSYGSRCVKPPILFGDVARRGSMTVDWITYAQSLTQRPMKGMLTGPVTMLQWSFVRDDQPRSATCLQLALALRDEVLELERAGIRVIQIDEPAFREGLPLRRADWDGYLDWAVRCFRIASSGVEDQTQIHTHMCYSEFNDILPAIAALDADVITIETARSNMELLDGFAEFNYPNAIGPGVYDIHSPNVPEVEQMVELLKKAAERIPPERLWVNPDCGLKTRQWPEVEPALRNLVTAAQRLRAALRKH